One segment of Rhodopirellula baltica SH 1 DNA contains the following:
- a CDS encoding Hpt domain-containing protein, producing the protein MSSPDRIDLSLARPGATGLYRLNETGRLLDASDDLLQIFAVESIKDLQLIGGSSEHTPTQIVPWHSPQSTSGQMFADYFSRHLPISQCQTDIEIAGQRRTIVETLVPVRNSAGHLEQWLGTVHDFTATQSQNAAAIELAHARADSKESQIGELCDQVRWALGRIRESIRAGNSPCMTNALCDTIEHLVNLESECNLDGEVAADLELQTLKDRRQGFRLCELVEDLAESAASEIHRAGRRITVQIGHDLPAVVRGNLQTIHCVLANLLHHAASHSEWGDVKLIASKNGKRTTFAIQVARHSFASNGANALSPEMYPSEWRIASRYAQRLHSDLKPRILPSGCLEVAFDTTLVEDTDLRSSQHPELVLGENTRVLIVTAHTATRDALTEILAGWRIASSTCDELDVALQRIRINQKMGRNFDAILIDESIFATRQTLSKETLECLATSANIRIQSRGTTCQSNFHHRLRAPDWVWTVSEPIRQSCLRTALIGATKTGEPDESDSCLQCHSGSLHAQADTDPVVVSQIDLPANVVSRVAVDREATTEPESIESSLLMSVEGLQKECGGDKALSAVVMEVMCSSMPMRLHEMQTAADRGDLETVTRLAHQMSGAAKDHSMTAVAELTSQLTAHAISKNNEGVRTCLSALSNRVEQTIDLMQSLLEETL; encoded by the coding sequence ATGTCTTCGCCCGATCGAATCGACCTCTCATTGGCACGCCCGGGTGCGACCGGTCTCTATCGACTCAACGAAACAGGACGACTCCTGGACGCGAGCGATGATCTCTTGCAGATCTTTGCCGTTGAATCGATCAAAGATCTTCAATTGATCGGCGGTTCATCGGAACACACGCCGACGCAAATCGTGCCGTGGCATTCGCCGCAGAGCACCAGCGGGCAAATGTTTGCCGACTATTTTTCGCGGCATTTGCCGATCAGTCAGTGCCAAACGGATATCGAGATCGCGGGGCAACGACGAACCATTGTGGAAACACTGGTCCCGGTCCGCAATTCAGCCGGTCACTTGGAACAATGGCTGGGAACTGTTCACGACTTCACCGCGACTCAGTCACAGAATGCCGCCGCGATCGAATTGGCACACGCTCGCGCCGATTCGAAGGAGTCCCAAATTGGCGAGTTGTGTGACCAAGTCCGATGGGCGCTCGGACGGATTCGCGAATCGATTCGTGCAGGCAACTCCCCGTGCATGACGAACGCTTTATGTGACACGATCGAGCACTTGGTGAATTTGGAATCCGAGTGCAACCTGGACGGCGAAGTTGCGGCAGACCTAGAACTGCAGACGCTTAAAGATCGACGGCAAGGTTTCCGGTTGTGTGAGTTGGTGGAGGATTTGGCTGAGTCGGCCGCTTCAGAAATCCATCGAGCCGGTCGTCGAATCACCGTGCAGATCGGTCACGATCTGCCTGCCGTCGTTCGAGGCAACTTGCAAACCATCCACTGCGTCTTGGCGAACTTGTTGCATCATGCTGCATCGCATTCGGAATGGGGCGATGTGAAGTTGATTGCTTCCAAGAATGGAAAGCGAACCACCTTCGCGATTCAAGTTGCACGTCATTCTTTCGCATCGAATGGTGCGAATGCTTTGTCGCCCGAGATGTATCCGTCCGAATGGCGTATCGCTTCACGCTACGCACAACGATTGCACAGCGATCTGAAACCAAGGATTTTGCCGTCCGGTTGCCTCGAAGTTGCTTTTGACACGACGTTGGTCGAGGACACCGATTTGCGATCCAGCCAACACCCGGAATTGGTGCTTGGTGAGAACACTCGGGTGTTGATCGTGACCGCACACACGGCGACACGCGACGCGTTGACCGAGATTTTGGCGGGTTGGCGAATTGCTTCGTCTACCTGCGACGAACTGGATGTCGCTTTGCAACGCATTCGCATCAATCAGAAGATGGGACGGAACTTCGATGCGATCCTGATCGACGAATCCATCTTTGCTACGCGTCAAACGTTGTCGAAAGAGACCTTGGAGTGCTTGGCCACGTCCGCGAACATTCGCATTCAGTCGCGCGGGACGACTTGCCAATCTAACTTTCATCATCGGCTACGTGCACCCGATTGGGTTTGGACGGTTTCCGAACCGATTCGCCAAAGCTGTCTACGCACCGCCTTGATTGGTGCGACCAAAACGGGTGAGCCTGATGAATCCGATTCATGTCTTCAGTGTCATTCTGGTTCGTTGCACGCGCAAGCCGACACCGATCCCGTCGTTGTCTCGCAGATTGATTTGCCCGCGAACGTTGTCTCCCGCGTAGCGGTTGATCGTGAAGCGACCACGGAACCTGAATCCATCGAATCGTCGTTGTTGATGAGCGTGGAGGGTTTGCAGAAGGAGTGCGGTGGAGACAAAGCTCTGTCCGCAGTCGTGATGGAAGTCATGTGTTCTTCCATGCCGATGCGTTTGCATGAGATGCAAACGGCGGCGGACCGTGGCGATTTGGAAACGGTGACTCGGCTGGCCCATCAAATGTCGGGTGCAGCAAAAGATCATTCGATGACCGCGGTCGCTGAACTGACATCTCAATTGACCGCCCACGCGATTTCGAAGAACAACGAAGGCGTTCGGACGTGTTTGTCGGCGTTGTCCAATCGGGTCGAACAGACGATTGATTTGATGCAGTCGTTGTTGGAGGAAACGTTGTGA
- a CDS encoding putative bifunctional diguanylate cyclase/phosphodiesterase — protein sequence MSTFSPNPVNDLQALQSVENLAFTSIGAANATFDSTENQYGSAETPARSRGSDPQTILVVEGCEETREKLTQMLQYRQYRVLPAATGREAIVIVQQQHVDLVLLDVDLPDLDGFRTARLLRQMMDLSRLPIVMVTSASDQNEIVRAFDAGANDHVCKPLDPAVTIARISTQLQLKSALQRLRQSEERYALTARGTNDGMWDWNLVTGELYLSPRWRSMVGLDGVSWTPHGSEWMDLIHHEDRRRVQLDLEAHLCGETDHFETELRMQDGHQTYRWMLCRGLAVKDSHGTAYRIAGSLTDITEGKVADALTGLPNRMLFNDRVQRCVDHQARNPQNRFAVIFMDVDDFKLVNDHFGHDAGDDFLVSIASRLDTSLRKSDAIIARMGGDEFAVLLENIRHVDEAVAVAMRLHDKMRAPFPVGDREILTRASMGIVVSEFDPESSVPQATGEELLVRADTAMYFAKNQSELPYAIFNDDMLAENMLRLELGSQLRHSLERDELALLYQPMVQLCDGKTAGFEALLRWEHPEHGTVSPNTFIPIAESNGLIIEIGKWVLRKACQQAMQWQEEFGRPIMISVNVSVRQLSSTGFVEAVTETLEETKLQPECLKLEVTESFLMQDPESTIELLHQLRRIGLTIGIDDFGTGYSSLSYLHRMPLDILKVDRSFVESMFDSEKNASLIRSILALAKSLELNVVAEGVETLAQLQRLQDLGCHFVQGFYFSQPVKPECASELINHRWL from the coding sequence GTGAGCACGTTTTCACCCAACCCAGTGAATGATCTGCAGGCATTGCAATCGGTCGAAAATCTCGCCTTCACCAGCATTGGTGCCGCGAATGCAACGTTTGATTCGACGGAGAATCAGTATGGCAGTGCCGAAACACCGGCTCGGTCTCGGGGCAGTGACCCGCAAACGATCCTTGTCGTGGAAGGATGCGAGGAGACTCGCGAAAAACTGACGCAGATGCTGCAGTACCGGCAGTATCGTGTCCTGCCCGCTGCGACGGGACGAGAAGCAATTGTGATTGTTCAGCAACAGCACGTTGATTTGGTGTTGTTGGATGTCGACCTGCCGGATTTGGACGGGTTCCGAACGGCACGGTTGCTTCGTCAAATGATGGACTTGAGTCGTTTGCCAATCGTGATGGTCACGTCCGCGAGCGACCAAAATGAAATCGTGCGGGCGTTCGATGCCGGAGCAAACGACCACGTTTGCAAACCACTGGATCCCGCCGTCACCATCGCTAGAATTTCGACACAGTTGCAGTTGAAGTCCGCATTGCAGCGTCTCAGGCAGAGTGAAGAACGCTATGCCCTGACCGCTCGCGGTACCAACGACGGAATGTGGGATTGGAACCTCGTGACCGGCGAATTGTACCTTTCGCCGCGCTGGCGAAGCATGGTCGGTTTGGATGGTGTCTCATGGACGCCGCATGGTTCCGAGTGGATGGATTTGATTCATCACGAAGATCGCCGCCGGGTGCAGTTGGATCTGGAGGCTCACCTGTGCGGTGAGACCGACCACTTCGAAACTGAACTGCGGATGCAAGACGGCCACCAAACCTATCGGTGGATGTTGTGTCGAGGGTTGGCGGTCAAGGACTCTCACGGCACCGCGTATCGAATTGCTGGTTCACTGACCGACATCACCGAAGGCAAAGTCGCCGATGCGTTGACGGGGCTTCCCAATCGGATGCTATTCAACGATCGAGTCCAGCGGTGCGTCGACCATCAGGCTCGCAATCCTCAGAACCGGTTTGCCGTCATCTTCATGGATGTCGATGATTTTAAATTGGTCAATGATCACTTTGGACACGATGCGGGCGATGATTTTCTGGTCAGTATCGCTTCGAGACTCGATACATCGCTGCGAAAGTCCGACGCCATCATTGCTCGAATGGGCGGCGACGAATTCGCGGTTTTGCTGGAAAACATACGGCATGTTGACGAAGCGGTCGCCGTCGCAATGCGATTGCATGACAAGATGCGGGCACCGTTCCCAGTAGGCGATCGCGAAATTTTGACGCGGGCGAGCATGGGAATTGTTGTTTCGGAATTCGATCCAGAATCATCCGTTCCACAAGCGACCGGAGAAGAACTGCTGGTGCGTGCCGACACGGCGATGTACTTCGCGAAGAATCAGTCGGAATTGCCGTACGCGATCTTCAATGACGACATGTTGGCCGAAAACATGTTGCGTTTGGAACTCGGTTCGCAATTGCGACATTCGCTCGAACGAGACGAACTCGCATTGCTCTATCAACCGATGGTTCAGCTGTGCGATGGGAAGACGGCTGGCTTTGAGGCTTTGCTGCGTTGGGAGCATCCGGAACACGGAACGGTGTCGCCCAACACGTTCATTCCGATCGCTGAATCCAACGGGCTGATCATCGAGATCGGCAAGTGGGTGCTTCGCAAGGCATGCCAACAAGCGATGCAGTGGCAAGAAGAGTTTGGTCGACCGATCATGATCAGCGTCAACGTTTCAGTACGGCAATTGTCATCAACGGGCTTCGTCGAGGCGGTGACGGAGACCCTCGAAGAAACAAAATTGCAGCCTGAGTGTTTGAAGCTGGAAGTGACGGAGAGCTTCCTGATGCAGGACCCCGAAAGTACGATCGAATTGCTGCATCAACTGCGACGGATTGGTTTGACGATCGGCATTGACGATTTTGGGACCGGGTATTCGTCTTTGTCGTATCTCCATCGAATGCCGCTGGACATTTTGAAGGTCGATCGTTCTTTCGTGGAGTCAATGTTTGACTCAGAAAAGAACGCATCGCTCATTCGATCGATTCTTGCATTGGCCAAAAGTCTGGAACTGAACGTCGTCGCCGAAGGAGTGGAGACGTTGGCTCAGCTTCAACGTTTGCAGGACTTGGGTTGTCACTTCGTCCAAGGGTTCTACTTCTCGCAGCCGGTGAAACCAGAATGTGCAAGCGAATTGATCAATCACCGCTGGCTGTGA
- a CDS encoding ABC transporter permease subunit, giving the protein MHWRDIGIDRMLIRKFIGQSSLLFSALAVTLFAFGWVRVWVVKLLDMGQFQTILEQFRDYEKFAPIEFDALFTYSGRVGMTFDEPIVILCTVVWCIARGSDVVSGELGRGTLEMLLSQPVSRARFMLSHAVVSIGGLVALCLALWAGMGVGVHATTLTEVVPPPSVRVPFFGFELPLTDDAPVEQSFPMSDRVDLRTYSSSVFQLFAFGFFLLGLSACFSSLDRYRWRTIGAVMTVYVIQLIMYGLGKAAESLSFLQSMSFFNCYKPQRMTSLVRDGDLWSPWNLSVPIEDGWLPPLGYPLLLIALGLICYGVALVVFTRRDLPAPL; this is encoded by the coding sequence ATGCATTGGCGTGACATTGGGATCGACCGAATGCTGATCCGAAAATTCATTGGGCAATCCAGTTTGCTATTCTCCGCGTTGGCGGTGACCTTGTTCGCATTCGGTTGGGTTCGAGTGTGGGTGGTCAAGCTGTTGGATATGGGTCAGTTCCAAACCATCTTGGAACAGTTCCGCGATTACGAGAAGTTTGCACCGATTGAATTTGATGCCTTGTTCACGTACTCGGGACGCGTCGGCATGACCTTCGACGAACCGATTGTGATTCTATGCACCGTGGTTTGGTGCATCGCTCGAGGCAGCGATGTGGTCAGCGGCGAACTTGGGCGTGGCACACTTGAGATGCTGCTCAGCCAACCGGTCAGTCGGGCTCGTTTCATGTTGTCGCATGCAGTGGTCAGCATTGGCGGACTGGTCGCGTTGTGTTTGGCTCTTTGGGCCGGCATGGGCGTAGGCGTCCACGCGACAACGCTGACGGAAGTCGTTCCACCACCCTCGGTACGCGTGCCGTTTTTTGGTTTTGAATTGCCACTGACGGACGACGCACCCGTCGAACAATCGTTCCCCATGAGCGACCGAGTCGATCTGCGGACCTACTCTTCGTCCGTCTTTCAATTGTTCGCGTTTGGATTCTTTCTGCTGGGGCTGAGCGCCTGCTTCAGCAGCCTGGATAGATACCGATGGCGGACGATCGGTGCGGTGATGACCGTGTATGTGATTCAGCTAATCATGTATGGGCTGGGAAAGGCCGCCGAATCACTATCGTTTCTGCAGAGCATGTCGTTCTTCAACTGCTACAAACCTCAGCGAATGACGTCCCTGGTTCGCGACGGTGACCTTTGGTCTCCTTGGAATTTGTCAGTTCCAATCGAAGACGGTTGGCTGCCACCGTTGGGATATCCGCTGCTGCTAATCGCATTGGGCCTGATTTGCTATGGCGTCGCGTTAGTAGTTTTTACCCGTCGTGATCTTCCTGCACCGTTGTAA
- a CDS encoding ABC transporter ATP-binding protein codes for MNAVLKPSDAAMPDPNPDDLVRCEHLTKRYGDFTALSDCTLNVRRGEVFGLLGPNGAGKTTLIRTLLGYLYPTSGRCSIDGLDPADDPVEVRRQVSYLPGDARLPRHMRGKGLLNFFAEMHPLGDRERSFAVAEQLELDLTRRVAFMSTGMRQKLALAVVLGPRTPLLILDEPTANLDPTVRATVLDLVSSEQAMGRTVMFSSHVLSEIEQTCDRVAFLRKGHLAHELALEDLFQRHRVTARRTDASASEIPIPSDLVEWIGGINQTENRIQISTAGDLAPVLPWLATLPIEQIRIEPLGLHAIYQSVHMGEELPRLQPKASSETDSPMSEGVH; via the coding sequence GTGAACGCCGTTTTGAAACCGTCCGACGCAGCAATGCCAGACCCCAATCCCGACGATTTGGTTCGTTGCGAGCATCTGACCAAACGCTATGGCGACTTCACGGCACTTTCAGACTGCACGCTCAACGTCCGGCGTGGCGAAGTGTTCGGGTTGCTGGGGCCGAATGGTGCGGGAAAAACCACGCTGATTCGGACATTGCTCGGATACCTGTATCCGACTTCGGGTCGCTGCTCCATCGATGGATTGGACCCAGCGGATGATCCGGTTGAAGTTCGGCGTCAAGTTTCGTACTTGCCAGGTGATGCTCGATTGCCACGTCATATGCGGGGCAAAGGATTGCTGAACTTCTTTGCCGAGATGCATCCGCTCGGAGATCGAGAGCGCTCGTTCGCCGTCGCGGAACAATTGGAACTCGACCTCACCCGCCGAGTTGCGTTCATGTCGACCGGGATGCGGCAAAAGCTCGCGTTGGCCGTTGTCCTGGGGCCTCGCACGCCGCTACTGATTCTCGATGAACCGACCGCCAACCTGGATCCGACCGTTCGAGCGACCGTGCTGGATCTCGTCTCGTCCGAACAAGCAATGGGTCGAACGGTGATGTTCTCATCTCACGTTCTCAGCGAAATCGAGCAAACCTGCGATCGAGTTGCTTTTTTGCGGAAAGGCCATTTGGCTCACGAGTTGGCGCTCGAGGATCTTTTCCAACGTCATCGCGTGACCGCCCGGCGTACCGATGCATCAGCGAGTGAAATACCGATCCCCAGCGACCTCGTCGAATGGATTGGCGGGATCAACCAAACCGAAAATCGAATTCAAATCAGCACCGCCGGCGACTTGGCTCCCGTTTTGCCGTGGTTGGCGACACTACCGATCGAACAAATTCGTATCGAGCCGTTGGGATTGCATGCGATTTATCAGTCAGTCCACATGGGAGAAGAACTTCCGCGATTGCAACCAAAGGCTTCGAGCGAAACTGACTCACCAATGTCCGAAGGAGTGCACTGA
- the argJ gene encoding bifunctional glutamate N-acetyltransferase/amino-acid acetyltransferase ArgJ, giving the protein MTDTAPQNDPTTSHVLPKGIRFAGVAAGIKASGKPDVSLIVTDRPSVMAGVYTTNQIVAAPVVLTRAKTPTSTGRVVLTNSGNANACTGDEGMQNAKTMCDLAAKLADCDSADVMVMSTGVIGKPLPMEKVRAGIEAAAGKLGDAESDFIASADAICTTDQFRKTVSETVTIRGQQFRIAAMCKGAGMIAPNMATMLGVVMTDAPIGPDAAQASLKQIAGRTFNRVSVDGHTSTNDTVMLVCTGMSVSEDAKEFNSDELKIWQEAATQVALKLAKMLVADGEGAARFFEVRVSGAADDGDAFVIAKTVAASPLVKTAITGGDPNWGRIVSAAGYAGPKIEPERTSLVIDGVTVFENGTPLSIDAAKLSESMKANSEVLADLTVGDGPGKASFWASDLTEAYVRFNSLYTT; this is encoded by the coding sequence ATGACGGATACCGCACCGCAGAACGACCCGACGACTTCGCACGTTCTTCCTAAGGGAATTCGTTTTGCCGGCGTGGCGGCCGGTATCAAAGCCAGCGGAAAGCCGGACGTTTCACTGATCGTCACCGATCGGCCCTCGGTCATGGCGGGAGTTTATACCACCAATCAAATCGTTGCCGCACCGGTCGTTCTGACTCGGGCGAAAACGCCAACGTCGACCGGACGCGTGGTGCTGACCAACAGCGGAAACGCCAACGCTTGCACAGGCGACGAAGGCATGCAGAACGCAAAAACGATGTGTGACTTGGCCGCGAAGTTGGCCGATTGTGATTCGGCCGATGTGATGGTGATGAGCACGGGGGTGATCGGGAAACCGTTGCCGATGGAAAAAGTCCGGGCCGGGATCGAGGCCGCCGCCGGAAAGCTCGGCGACGCAGAGTCGGATTTCATTGCGTCTGCGGATGCAATTTGCACCACGGATCAATTCCGAAAAACGGTCAGCGAGACGGTGACCATCCGCGGTCAGCAATTTCGCATCGCGGCGATGTGCAAAGGAGCCGGAATGATCGCTCCAAACATGGCAACCATGTTGGGTGTCGTGATGACGGATGCGCCCATCGGGCCTGATGCCGCTCAGGCATCGCTGAAGCAAATTGCCGGCCGAACGTTCAATCGCGTCAGTGTGGACGGGCACACCAGCACGAACGACACGGTGATGTTGGTATGCACGGGAATGTCGGTGTCGGAAGACGCAAAAGAGTTCAACTCAGATGAACTCAAGATTTGGCAAGAAGCCGCCACGCAGGTCGCGTTGAAGCTGGCGAAGATGTTGGTCGCTGACGGCGAGGGTGCGGCGAGATTCTTTGAAGTCCGTGTGTCCGGAGCCGCCGATGATGGAGACGCTTTCGTGATCGCCAAAACGGTTGCGGCCAGTCCATTGGTGAAAACAGCCATCACTGGCGGCGATCCAAACTGGGGACGCATCGTGTCGGCCGCCGGATACGCAGGCCCAAAGATAGAGCCCGAACGAACGAGTCTCGTGATCGATGGTGTGACAGTCTTCGAGAACGGAACGCCGCTTTCAATTGACGCGGCCAAACTCAGCGAATCGATGAAAGCCAATTCGGAAGTGCTGGCCGATTTGACCGTCGGCGACGGTCCCGGCAAGGCATCGTTCTGGGCCAGCGATCTGACTGAGGCCTACGTGCGATTCAACTCGCTGTACACGACCTGA
- a CDS encoding DUF4275 family protein produces the protein MMDDFIATLNSDHGTAAIAVDGATFRDINQRLLERFFPNVKKATGKWVYNNYRWHGYAFNHETALSGDAAFECYREQTVAPFYIYHEFDDSLFDCTASAWPDVRAYDNDIYVFPHDMAWLFTTTHEMSIGLGPFFAAPST, from the coding sequence ATGATGGATGACTTTATCGCAACGCTCAACTCGGACCACGGCACGGCCGCGATAGCGGTCGACGGCGCAACCTTTCGCGATATCAACCAGCGGTTGCTCGAACGCTTCTTCCCCAACGTCAAAAAGGCGACCGGTAAGTGGGTGTACAACAACTATCGGTGGCACGGCTACGCATTCAACCACGAAACCGCACTATCTGGTGACGCCGCATTTGAATGCTACCGCGAGCAGACGGTGGCTCCATTCTACATCTACCACGAGTTCGACGATTCACTCTTTGATTGCACGGCATCAGCATGGCCGGATGTTCGTGCTTATGACAACGACATTTACGTCTTCCCACACGACATGGCGTGGCTATTCACGACCACTCACGAAATGTCGATTGGACTTGGCCCGTTCTTTGCGGCACCCAGCACGTAG
- a CDS encoding type II toxin-antitoxin system HicB family antitoxin: MLTPNYNAVIRQDGEWWIGWIEEVPGVNSQGATRDELIDNLREALSEAIELNREDARKAAGAVYEEVAIQP; the protein is encoded by the coding sequence ATGCTTACCCCCAACTATAACGCTGTAATACGCCAAGACGGCGAATGGTGGATCGGCTGGATCGAGGAGGTGCCCGGCGTCAATTCGCAGGGTGCGACCCGTGACGAGCTGATCGACAACCTCCGCGAGGCCCTTTCAGAGGCTATCGAATTGAACCGCGAGGACGCCCGCAAGGCGGCTGGCGCAGTATACGAAGAAGTGGCAATCCAACCGTGA
- a CDS encoding type II toxin-antitoxin system HicA family toxin encodes MKRRDLIRHLVSCGCVLVREGGNHSWWGNTTTGARSAVPRHREVSDYLARKICRDLGIPEP; translated from the coding sequence GTGAAACGCCGTGACCTCATCCGACATCTGGTCAGCTGTGGCTGCGTTTTAGTGCGCGAAGGCGGCAACCATTCTTGGTGGGGCAATACTACTACTGGTGCACGGTCTGCGGTGCCGCGTCATCGCGAGGTTTCTGATTACTTGGCACGCAAAATCTGCCGTGATCTTGGGATCCCAGAACCGTAG
- a CDS encoding VOC family protein gives MSKPSFQSASPYKDDVLALPVADLDAASDWYCEHFGMTEFERVATPNPAVILERDGVRIGFAINGGDPAQEGAAIRVSDINGIRRQLESNGIDVASIRVDERDGEKFNVFFVVAPDGLCYYFNERIVA, from the coding sequence ATGTCCAAACCTTCGTTTCAATCAGCATCGCCTTACAAGGATGATGTTCTCGCTTTGCCGGTCGCCGATTTGGACGCTGCATCTGATTGGTACTGCGAACACTTCGGAATGACCGAATTTGAACGCGTTGCCACGCCGAACCCCGCTGTCATCCTTGAACGCGATGGTGTTCGAATTGGTTTCGCGATCAATGGCGGTGATCCGGCTCAAGAGGGCGCTGCGATTCGCGTTAGTGATATCAACGGGATCAGACGGCAACTCGAGTCCAATGGAATTGATGTCGCAAGCATTCGCGTGGACGAACGCGACGGTGAGAAGTTCAATGTGTTCTTCGTCGTTGCCCCCGATGGACTTTGCTACTATTTCAACGAACGGATCGTTGCCTGA
- a CDS encoding Gfo/Idh/MocA family protein, with the protein MMKPWRIAGINFSHMHMGDLLRQVTEHTDGKLVGICDADRKAMQSTIDALNIPEDNVFTDEIECVKATKPDLVILCPPTGEHADWVKRIAPLDVHLLVEKPFAASLVDADRMIEAMRSTGKQLVINWPARWDRAHYATWCLINDNTIGDVIEVHHYGGNRGPLYHGADKIEMEPTAEEKQSSWWYSLEAGGGSLRDYLGYGVTMGTWFNGGKKPFDVTCVTTGTKGLEVDEHSITIARYADGMSKFETRWGTFTDPWVHQPQPKCGYVVRGTRGTIASYDYAETLRVQTDERPEGYDHPVADLPVGETNGIEYTFSRLNQELPVEGPLSTDVARIGQQIIETAIQSAAQQRTLPLIDR; encoded by the coding sequence ATGATGAAACCGTGGCGCATCGCTGGAATCAATTTTTCACACATGCACATGGGGGATCTGCTTCGGCAAGTCACCGAGCACACCGATGGGAAGTTGGTTGGAATCTGCGATGCCGATCGCAAAGCAATGCAATCAACCATTGATGCGTTGAACATCCCCGAGGACAACGTTTTCACCGACGAAATTGAATGCGTCAAAGCCACCAAGCCGGATCTCGTGATCTTATGCCCGCCCACTGGCGAGCACGCGGATTGGGTTAAACGCATTGCTCCGTTGGACGTGCATCTGTTGGTTGAAAAGCCGTTCGCGGCATCGCTGGTCGATGCCGACCGCATGATCGAAGCGATGCGTTCGACAGGAAAGCAATTGGTCATCAATTGGCCCGCACGCTGGGACCGAGCCCACTACGCGACGTGGTGCTTGATCAATGACAACACGATCGGAGATGTCATTGAAGTGCATCACTACGGCGGCAACCGCGGGCCTCTCTACCACGGTGCGGACAAGATCGAAATGGAACCCACCGCGGAAGAGAAACAAAGCAGTTGGTGGTACAGTCTCGAAGCCGGAGGCGGTTCGCTACGCGACTACCTCGGATACGGCGTCACCATGGGAACTTGGTTCAACGGTGGCAAGAAACCGTTCGATGTGACTTGCGTCACAACCGGGACAAAGGGTTTGGAGGTCGACGAACACAGCATCACGATCGCACGCTATGCCGATGGCATGTCCAAGTTTGAAACACGTTGGGGAACCTTCACCGATCCGTGGGTCCATCAACCGCAACCGAAATGCGGCTATGTCGTTCGCGGCACGCGAGGGACGATTGCCAGTTACGACTATGCAGAAACCCTTCGAGTTCAAACGGACGAGCGTCCAGAGGGCTACGACCACCCGGTGGCTGATTTGCCGGTTGGTGAAACCAATGGCATCGAGTACACGTTCTCGCGACTCAACCAAGAACTACCCGTCGAAGGCCCTCTCTCGACCGACGTCGCTCGAATCGGCCAGCAAATCATCGAAACCGCAATCCAAAGTGCCGCTCAACAGCGAACACTCCCTTTGATCGATCGCTAG